The Paraburkholderia sp. FT54 genome includes a region encoding these proteins:
- a CDS encoding LuxR C-terminal-related transcriptional regulator, which produces MQIALHTGALLATGRIRMLMRWLDRIPDDALASHPRTGLTYAWVLLLNRRYADALKTVQRILANHESTTDRDNLAVEAEAVRCVLLALTDQIHECRETGLAILDRLPPDAIFAYCSLANSLVFSLVSTHRYDEARAVLSRALQRTQDHPFLLMRAVTETLEAIIDLVQGRLGTALARLETASGRNWSDLYGGLSGGKTSLDISLALVLYETNSLDEADRLVTGALPYAKGNSPPDALIVSHLVSARIAHVRGDTELWQRRLVELEQLGRDIGLPRLRCSAWLERARVATLEGRFDAAAQALRSAVLHGEWDNPDVSFHATDIDLPFIAQCRFDIARGEHARAAQALLTAMEQATVRLRHRRILKLRVLHAMALAGLGEKEQSYAELTEALHTASQEGFVRMFIDEGEKLGDLIGLWAAHYQGRFASLGIVPGFVERLLAQFTPKPLDIEELAIAQAAGMRDTANALTARELDVLRMLSAGHRNRIIAEKLFVSELTIKSHLRKINVKLGAQNRTQAVAIGRSRGLIQ; this is translated from the coding sequence GTGCAGATCGCGCTGCATACGGGTGCCCTGCTGGCGACCGGGCGCATCAGAATGTTGATGCGCTGGCTCGACAGAATTCCCGATGACGCGCTTGCGTCCCACCCACGAACGGGCCTGACTTACGCCTGGGTGTTATTGCTCAACCGGCGCTATGCCGACGCGCTGAAGACGGTGCAGCGCATTCTGGCGAACCATGAGAGCACAACCGATCGCGACAACCTCGCCGTCGAGGCGGAAGCAGTCCGTTGCGTGCTGCTCGCGTTGACCGACCAGATCCACGAATGCCGCGAGACCGGATTGGCAATCCTCGACAGGTTGCCACCCGACGCCATCTTCGCGTACTGCAGCCTCGCCAACTCGCTCGTGTTCAGCCTGGTGAGCACCCATCGCTATGACGAGGCGCGCGCGGTGCTATCCCGCGCATTGCAGCGCACGCAGGATCATCCATTCCTCCTGATGCGTGCCGTCACCGAGACGCTCGAGGCCATCATCGATCTGGTGCAGGGGCGCCTTGGCACCGCGCTTGCCCGGCTCGAAACCGCCTCGGGGCGAAACTGGAGCGATTTGTACGGCGGCTTGTCCGGCGGTAAGACGAGCCTGGACATCTCACTTGCGCTCGTGCTTTACGAAACCAATTCGCTCGACGAAGCCGATCGCCTGGTGACCGGCGCGCTGCCCTACGCAAAAGGCAACAGTCCTCCGGATGCGCTGATTGTTTCGCATCTGGTCAGCGCGCGCATCGCTCATGTACGCGGCGACACCGAGCTCTGGCAGCGACGGCTCGTGGAACTGGAACAGCTTGGGCGTGATATCGGTTTGCCGCGGCTGAGGTGTTCCGCATGGCTGGAACGCGCCCGGGTCGCGACGCTGGAAGGCCGTTTCGACGCTGCCGCGCAGGCTTTACGCTCGGCGGTACTGCATGGGGAATGGGACAACCCCGATGTGTCTTTCCACGCCACCGACATCGACCTGCCTTTCATCGCGCAATGCCGGTTCGATATCGCGCGCGGCGAACATGCGCGGGCGGCGCAGGCGTTGCTCACGGCGATGGAACAGGCCACCGTCCGGCTGCGCCACCGGCGCATACTGAAACTGCGCGTGCTGCACGCTATGGCGCTTGCCGGCCTGGGGGAGAAAGAACAGTCGTACGCAGAACTGACGGAGGCATTGCACACGGCAAGCCAGGAGGGTTTCGTGCGCATGTTTATCGACGAAGGCGAGAAGCTTGGCGATCTGATCGGGCTGTGGGCCGCGCATTATCAAGGGCGGTTCGCTTCGCTTGGGATCGTGCCTGGCTTTGTCGAACGGTTGCTGGCGCAGTTCACCCCTAAACCGCTCGATATTGAAGAGCTAGCGATCGCGCAAGCGGCTGGCATGCGCGACACGGCCAACGCGCTGACCGCGCGTGAACTCGACGTGCTGCGCATGCTGTCGGCGGGACACCGCAACCGCATCATTGCGGAAAAGCTGTTCGTTTCCGAACTGACGATCAAATCGCACCTGCGCAAAATCAACGTCAAGCTTGGCGCGCAAAACCGGACCCAGGCCGTTGCGATAGGCCGCTCGCGTGGGTTGATCCAGTAA
- a CDS encoding SDR family oxidoreductase — MDLNLTGKLALVSGSTAGIGLAIASTLAQEGARVIVNGRSQSSVDDVVAQLKAETGSDVQGFAGDLSAAASAEELARRYPDVEILVNNLGIFEPKPFEEIPDADWQRFFDVNVLSGVRLARLFLPAMRQANWGRIIFISSESGVQIPAEMIHYGMTKTAQLAVSRGLAEAVAGTGITVNSVLPGPTKSRGVGEFVETLAKADGKSFEAFEKEFFEKVRPTSLIKRFGSPQEIASLVAYIASPLSSATTGAALRADGGVIKSAF; from the coding sequence ATGGACCTGAATCTGACAGGCAAACTCGCACTGGTGAGCGGCAGCACAGCCGGCATCGGTCTGGCCATCGCCAGCACGTTGGCGCAGGAGGGCGCTCGTGTGATCGTGAACGGCCGCTCCCAGTCATCTGTGGACGACGTGGTCGCGCAGCTGAAAGCGGAGACGGGCAGCGACGTGCAGGGTTTTGCGGGCGATCTCAGTGCGGCCGCTTCAGCAGAAGAACTCGCGCGACGCTATCCGGACGTGGAAATTCTGGTCAACAACCTGGGCATCTTCGAGCCCAAGCCGTTTGAAGAGATCCCCGACGCGGACTGGCAACGGTTCTTCGACGTCAATGTCTTGAGTGGGGTACGCCTCGCTCGCCTGTTTTTGCCTGCGATGAGGCAGGCCAACTGGGGGCGCATCATTTTCATTTCGAGCGAAAGCGGGGTGCAGATTCCAGCTGAAATGATCCACTACGGGATGACCAAAACCGCGCAGTTGGCGGTCTCGCGCGGGCTCGCCGAAGCCGTTGCCGGCACGGGCATCACAGTCAATAGCGTGCTGCCTGGGCCAACGAAATCGCGGGGAGTGGGTGAATTCGTCGAGACCCTTGCAAAGGCTGATGGCAAATCGTTTGAAGCGTTCGAAAAGGAGTTCTTCGAGAAGGTCCGTCCCACTTCGCTCATCAAGCGATTTGGTTCGCCGCAGGAAATCGCGTCGCTCGTAGCCTATATCGCCAGTCCGCTTTCGTCGGCCACGACGGGAGCTGCGTTGCGGGCCGACGGGGGCGTTATAAAGAGCGCCTTCTAG
- a CDS encoding zinc-binding dehydrogenase has product MQFAKEKGAEVFATASGDAVGFVRALGADHAIDYHTQRFEASAPSMDLVFDLIGGDTQRRSWAVAAAGGALISTLTEPSQTEAAAHGARAARYTARPDGTQLSEIASLIDARAVRVVVAETYLFDATADALARLDKGHVQGTVVVEVSRAT; this is encoded by the coding sequence GTGCAGTTCGCTAAAGAAAAGGGTGCCGAAGTATTCGCCACCGCGTCCGGCGACGCAGTCGGATTCGTCCGCGCGCTCGGCGCCGACCACGCGATCGACTATCACACACAACGATTCGAAGCGTCGGCGCCCTCCATGGATCTGGTTTTCGATCTCATAGGCGGTGACACGCAGCGCCGATCCTGGGCTGTCGCGGCGGCGGGCGGCGCATTGATTTCGACGCTCACTGAGCCGTCCCAGACCGAGGCGGCCGCACATGGCGCACGCGCCGCGCGTTACACCGCTCGGCCTGATGGCACTCAACTGTCAGAGATCGCGTCGCTGATCGACGCGCGCGCGGTACGGGTGGTCGTTGCGGAAACCTACCTGTTCGATGCGACGGCCGACGCGCTCGCGAGACTCGATAAAGGACATGTACAAGGGACGGTTGTTGTCGAGGTCTCTCGGGCAACGTAA
- a CDS encoding NAD-binding protein — translation MQKSTTRKMRTCRSAIHHNQSKRFELHHERGIEIIIGGGADPAQVRAALLGGFADSTILRQHAASMIARDFVPGGPAKYQIKDTKTALGFAQSLGLELPVLGLVDGLFTDMVEHGDGELDHSALILELRRRNGLPVS, via the coding sequence TTGCAAAAATCCACCACTCGGAAGATGCGGACTTGTAGGAGCGCAATACACCACAACCAATCAAAAAGGTTCGAGCTGCACCATGAAAGGGGAATCGAAATCATCATCGGCGGCGGCGCCGATCCCGCACAAGTCCGCGCGGCGCTGCTCGGCGGATTCGCCGACTCGACGATCCTTCGCCAGCACGCGGCAAGCATGATCGCGCGAGACTTTGTGCCGGGCGGTCCGGCCAAGTATCAGATCAAGGATACGAAGACCGCGCTCGGTTTTGCGCAGAGCTTGGGGCTGGAGTTGCCGGTGCTGGGGCTCGTCGATGGCCTCTTCACCGACATGGTCGAACATGGCGACGGCGAGCTGGACCACAGCGCACTGATTCTGGAACTGCGCAGGCGCAACGGCTTGCCGGTGTCATGA
- a CDS encoding SDR family oxidoreductase has translation MQRLTGKVAIVTGASAGIGRATAKLFAKEGAKVVIAARRVAELKTLAAEIVSDGGEAAYLAGDVQSEDFAKALVALAVSRFGRLDIAYNNAGTLGEMGPSTGISEAGWNTALATNLTSAFLGAKHQIPEMLKQGGGSIIFTSTFVGYSFAFPGTAAYAASKAGLIGLTQALAAEYGAQGVRVNAVLPGAVDTEMYRGMNDSSESQAFVTGLHALKRVAKPEELARSVLYLASDDSSFVTGTASLVDGGASITRT, from the coding sequence ATGCAACGCTTGACGGGAAAAGTCGCCATCGTGACGGGTGCCAGTGCAGGAATTGGCCGCGCTACGGCAAAGCTCTTCGCGAAAGAAGGCGCCAAGGTGGTCATTGCGGCGCGCCGCGTGGCGGAACTTAAAACGCTCGCTGCGGAGATAGTCAGCGACGGCGGCGAAGCCGCGTATCTGGCCGGCGACGTGCAATCGGAGGACTTCGCGAAGGCGCTGGTCGCACTCGCAGTGAGCCGCTTCGGCCGTCTGGACATTGCCTATAACAACGCCGGTACGCTGGGCGAGATGGGCCCGAGCACCGGGATTTCAGAAGCAGGCTGGAACACCGCGCTGGCGACCAATCTGACGAGTGCCTTCCTGGGTGCGAAACACCAGATTCCCGAAATGCTGAAGCAAGGTGGTGGATCGATCATCTTCACGTCGACGTTCGTCGGTTACTCGTTCGCGTTTCCCGGCACTGCGGCCTACGCGGCGAGCAAGGCCGGACTGATTGGTTTGACGCAGGCACTCGCTGCGGAGTACGGCGCGCAAGGCGTGCGCGTCAACGCCGTGTTGCCGGGCGCTGTGGACACGGAGATGTACCGCGGCATGAACGACAGCAGCGAATCGCAGGCGTTCGTGACCGGGCTGCATGCGCTCAAGCGCGTCGCAAAGCCAGAAGAACTGGCGCGTTCGGTGCTGTATCTCGCGTCGGACGATTCGTCCTTCGTGACCGGCACCGCCTCACTGGTCGATGGTGGCGCATCGATCACGCGGACGTGA
- a CDS encoding Nramp family divalent metal transporter, with protein MKRLGPGLITGAADDDPSGIATYTQAGAQFGFGLLWTMLLTYPLMVAIQSVSARLGRVTGRGLATNLRRHYPAPILYAAVLLLLIANTINIAADLAAMGAAARLVVGGPVQLYVVLFGTTSLLLQVFITYERYARFLKWLTLALFAYVAMVFVIPVDWKAVGLAIVVPPIKFSGEYLTTVVAVLGTTISPYLFFWQASQEVEEIRSQPSQQPLLRAPMQASAQLKRINIDTWVGMAMSNLVAFFIMLSAAATLHAHHVEVKTTADAASALKPIAGEMAFALFSLGIVGTGLLALPVLAGSAAYAAAGAMKWRNSLALQVNLAKQFYAVIAVATLGGVALTFAHFDPIKALYWSAVINGIAAVPIMALVMLMAASREVMGKFALKGLLLWIGWLATAVMGLAAVGMFWPT; from the coding sequence ATGAAGCGACTCGGCCCCGGGCTCATAACCGGTGCGGCAGACGACGATCCAAGTGGAATTGCAACCTACACGCAAGCGGGCGCCCAGTTCGGGTTCGGACTTCTCTGGACAATGCTTCTCACCTACCCGCTCATGGTGGCAATCCAGTCAGTGAGCGCGCGTCTGGGACGGGTTACCGGGCGGGGCCTGGCGACAAACCTCCGTCGCCATTATCCCGCACCGATCCTCTATGCCGCCGTCCTTCTGCTGCTCATTGCAAACACGATCAATATCGCGGCCGACCTCGCGGCCATGGGTGCCGCTGCAAGGCTCGTGGTCGGCGGCCCCGTCCAGCTTTACGTTGTACTTTTCGGCACGACGTCTCTTTTATTGCAGGTGTTTATTACCTATGAGCGGTACGCGCGTTTCCTGAAATGGTTGACCCTTGCGCTTTTCGCCTATGTGGCGATGGTGTTTGTCATTCCGGTCGACTGGAAGGCAGTTGGCCTCGCCATCGTAGTACCACCCATCAAATTCTCGGGCGAATACCTGACGACTGTTGTCGCGGTTCTTGGGACGACGATCAGCCCATACCTGTTTTTCTGGCAGGCCTCGCAGGAGGTCGAAGAGATTCGATCGCAGCCTTCCCAGCAACCGCTCCTGCGTGCGCCGATGCAGGCAAGCGCTCAACTAAAGCGGATCAACATCGATACATGGGTCGGCATGGCAATGTCGAACCTCGTTGCGTTTTTCATCATGCTTTCCGCTGCGGCAACACTACACGCGCACCATGTCGAGGTGAAAACTACAGCCGATGCGGCCAGTGCGCTTAAGCCAATCGCCGGAGAAATGGCGTTTGCCCTGTTCAGTCTTGGAATCGTCGGGACGGGCCTGCTTGCATTGCCTGTTCTCGCGGGCTCAGCTGCCTACGCGGCGGCGGGTGCAATGAAATGGCGCAACAGTCTTGCGCTCCAGGTCAATCTGGCGAAGCAGTTCTATGCCGTGATTGCAGTGGCGACGCTCGGTGGCGTCGCCCTGACATTTGCCCACTTTGATCCAATCAAGGCGCTGTACTGGAGTGCTGTCATCAACGGGATCGCAGCCGTGCCCATCATGGCGCTTGTAATGTTGATGGCAGCGAGCCGCGAAGTGATGGGGAAGTTCGCCTTGAAAGGCCTTCTGTTGTGGATTGGATGGCTGGCAACGGCAGTGATGGGGCTGGCAGCAGTCGGCATGTTCTGGCCGACCTGA
- a CDS encoding nitronate monooxygenase: MLTKALQHSPSCVFLSFGDPRPFAAEIRDAGAALICQVQFLSQIDVALEAGAAAIVVQGTEAGGHGGNRSTFPFVPEAADYLKQRSPETLLVAAGGIVDGRGLAAALMLGADAVVVGTRLWASAEALTPKAHTDKAIGVTGDSTIRTNVLDALRGFPWPKEYSLRFLKNKLADEWANREAEAFCVFGTLSERYAQARAQNDLDTVAVICGEAVGLVKDRPDAESIVQSMAAQAADLLRKGSRLEFTSPS; the protein is encoded by the coding sequence ATGCTGACGAAAGCGTTACAACACTCACCATCATGCGTGTTCCTCTCATTTGGCGATCCTCGACCGTTTGCAGCAGAGATCCGCGACGCGGGCGCCGCGTTGATCTGCCAGGTGCAGTTCTTGTCGCAGATCGACGTGGCCCTGGAAGCTGGCGCCGCAGCGATCGTAGTACAGGGCACCGAGGCAGGGGGGCACGGAGGAAACCGTTCAACGTTTCCGTTTGTGCCGGAAGCTGCCGACTACTTGAAGCAACGCTCGCCTGAGACTTTGCTGGTTGCCGCCGGAGGCATAGTGGACGGGAGAGGACTGGCAGCAGCCCTGATGCTTGGTGCAGACGCGGTGGTGGTCGGGACGCGTCTGTGGGCATCGGCCGAAGCGCTCACCCCAAAGGCACATACTGACAAGGCCATCGGGGTGACCGGCGATTCGACCATCCGGACGAACGTGCTCGATGCGCTGCGAGGGTTTCCGTGGCCGAAAGAATACTCACTTCGCTTCCTGAAGAACAAGCTGGCCGACGAATGGGCTAACCGGGAAGCCGAGGCATTCTGCGTCTTTGGTACGCTGTCTGAGAGATACGCCCAGGCACGTGCGCAGAACGACCTGGATACGGTCGCAGTCATCTGCGGAGAGGCTGTGGGTCTGGTAAAAGACCGCCCGGATGCTGAATCAATCGTGCAATCGATGGCGGCACAGGCGGCCGATCTCCTCCGTAAAGGCAGCAGGCTCGAGTTCACCTCGCCGTCGTGA
- a CDS encoding SDR family oxidoreductase — protein MSLDGRIAMVTGAATGIGAALSEALSANGARVIGVDITWDGAEKTAGVEQAQCDVADAASVRTCVADIEARHGPVDILVNNAALASELAPTPFEQISPEEWMRVMAVNTLAPFLCSQAVVPRMRERKWGRVINLTSATIFIGMPPMLHYVASKGAIAIMTRGLARELGRDGITVNAIAPGLTITKGIQSNEAYSDELIAQALAAQSIPIREQPEDLVGACLYLVSDGAKMMTGQILTVDGGTAFH, from the coding sequence ATGAGCCTCGATGGAAGGATCGCGATGGTGACCGGCGCGGCGACTGGCATCGGCGCTGCCCTATCGGAAGCGCTGAGTGCAAACGGTGCGCGTGTCATTGGCGTGGACATCACATGGGACGGCGCTGAGAAGACGGCCGGCGTCGAACAGGCTCAGTGCGATGTCGCCGACGCGGCGAGCGTCAGGACCTGCGTCGCCGACATCGAGGCACGCCATGGACCGGTCGACATCCTCGTCAACAACGCGGCGCTTGCTTCCGAACTGGCCCCGACCCCCTTCGAACAAATTTCGCCGGAGGAGTGGATGCGGGTAATGGCCGTCAACACGTTGGCGCCGTTTCTGTGCAGTCAGGCGGTCGTTCCGCGTATGCGAGAGAGAAAATGGGGCCGAGTAATCAATCTCACGTCCGCGACAATCTTTATCGGCATGCCGCCCATGCTGCACTACGTCGCCAGCAAGGGCGCGATCGCGATTATGACCCGGGGCCTTGCGCGTGAACTCGGACGCGATGGGATCACCGTCAACGCCATCGCGCCCGGTCTCACCATCACCAAAGGTATTCAGAGCAACGAAGCCTATTCCGACGAACTGATCGCGCAGGCCCTCGCCGCACAAAGCATCCCCATCCGCGAGCAGCCCGAAGATCTGGTTGGCGCCTGCCTTTACCTGGTCAGCGATGGCGCGAAGATGATGACAGGCCAGATTCTCACCGTGGACGGCGGCACGGCATTCCATTAG
- a CDS encoding LysR family transcriptional regulator, translated as MDRLRAFEVFVTVVSRGGFARAADALGTSPANVTRYVNELEAHLGTRLLNRTSRTLSLTEGGETLYARCKSILDDVTETEGLVSSASVEPRGRLRINAPVNLIGHRCIGYTYAATGDEWHLIHGGGKTHTVKVDCHMHTNNGDTARAAALAGQGVIWQPTFLIGSDLRAGMLVHVLPEYHLPEIDILAMYPSRRHLSARVRVMIDFLVDAFGGAPPWDRDDGNWTGVTQGTS; from the coding sequence ATGGACCGCCTGCGCGCCTTCGAGGTTTTCGTGACGGTGGTGAGCCGTGGTGGCTTCGCGCGCGCAGCGGATGCGCTCGGCACGTCGCCCGCCAACGTGACCCGCTATGTGAATGAACTGGAAGCGCACCTGGGCACGCGTCTGCTGAATCGCACGTCACGCACGCTGTCTCTGACCGAGGGCGGCGAGACACTTTACGCCCGCTGCAAGTCCATCCTCGACGATGTCACCGAGACAGAGGGGCTTGTGTCATCCGCGTCGGTCGAACCACGCGGACGCCTGCGCATCAATGCGCCCGTGAACCTGATCGGGCATCGCTGCATCGGGTACACCTATGCGGCTACCGGCGATGAGTGGCATCTGATTCACGGTGGCGGCAAGACTCACACGGTGAAGGTCGACTGTCACATGCATACGAATAACGGCGATACGGCGCGCGCAGCAGCGCTCGCCGGGCAAGGCGTGATCTGGCAACCCACTTTCCTGATCGGCAGCGATCTACGTGCCGGCATGCTCGTTCACGTGCTGCCTGAGTACCACCTGCCTGAGATCGACATACTCGCCATGTACCCGAGCCGTCGACACCTGAGCGCCCGAGTGCGTGTAATGATCGATTTCCTGGTCGATGCGTTCGGCGGAGCGCCCCCATGGGATCGGGATGACGGAAATTGGACAGGTGTCACGCAGGGGACGAGTTGA
- a CDS encoding transporter substrate-binding domain-containing protein, with the protein MNNSVRLLVALSCLILSSEVTGPASVTAQTIASSSRAESTTATAATRVPDPAARRDSANQDISAALRVTPTVSVMNGPLRVAIALVAPFVLPHNAIPEGFSVDLWNELARRMQVEFTWVKVPSQAQLLPTLQRGDADVAIAAITITSRREKAVDFSLPYFDSGLQIMVHAQNNSTFMNTFWSVPWLAIVQLLVIAVAIIYVLANVIWLIERRHDPHFQKPYFRAIGEGLWITMLIIATGEHGERDAPNV; encoded by the coding sequence ATGAACAATTCAGTCCGGCTGCTGGTCGCACTGAGTTGTCTGATCCTGTCTTCGGAAGTAACAGGACCAGCGTCCGTTACCGCTCAAACGATCGCGTCATCAAGCAGAGCCGAGTCGACGACCGCTACTGCCGCAACGCGAGTACCTGATCCGGCTGCTCGCCGGGACTCTGCCAATCAGGACATATCAGCCGCGCTGCGCGTTACCCCAACGGTCTCCGTTATGAACGGCCCGCTGCGGGTCGCCATTGCTTTAGTCGCACCCTTCGTGTTGCCGCACAACGCCATTCCGGAAGGATTCAGTGTCGATCTATGGAACGAGCTTGCACGCCGCATGCAGGTTGAATTCACGTGGGTCAAAGTTCCGTCACAGGCTCAATTGCTGCCCACCTTGCAACGTGGCGATGCCGACGTCGCGATAGCAGCGATCACCATAACCTCCAGACGGGAGAAGGCGGTGGACTTTTCGCTGCCGTATTTTGACTCCGGCTTGCAGATCATGGTGCACGCGCAGAACAACAGCACATTCATGAACACATTCTGGTCGGTTCCCTGGCTGGCCATTGTTCAGCTCCTGGTCATAGCGGTCGCTATTATTTATGTTCTTGCCAATGTGATCTGGCTGATTGAGCGAAGGCACGATCCCCACTTTCAGAAACCCTATTTCCGCGCGATCGGTGAAGGATTATGGATAACCATGCTGATCATTGCAACGGGTGAGCATGGCGAACGCGACGCACCGAATGTATGA
- a CDS encoding porin, protein MKLKPLSLAALVVVSSAAHAQSSVTLYGTIDTAVAYFSNQKGTHGSGGTFQMASGTLTGDNWGLKGNEDLGGGLSAIFNLQAGFNVNNGEAGQGGRMFGRTAMVGLADKSFGTVTMGRQYDPLVDLIQPLTEDDTYGSAFATPGDMDNYDNSSRVNNSIKYTSPTYAGLQVSAMYAFGGEAGETSGGQTYAIAAAYNHGPFNFAAGYLRANNDGPPSTYDGFTSTGLDSMAINGAFISATTLQIIRAAGTYAIGPVTLGAAYSNVDYGNYAAAPGSNNGTRFNTAQAFVNYRLNAAVELGVGYNYTKGSGNNVDASYNQVSLGADYSLSKRTDLYALAAYQKASGNTIDAETGQVVAATASVADFGNDASTNNQTMVMLGIRHNF, encoded by the coding sequence ATGAAATTAAAGCCTCTCTCACTCGCCGCCCTCGTTGTGGTTTCATCCGCAGCGCACGCCCAAAGCAGTGTCACCTTGTACGGCACGATCGACACGGCGGTCGCCTACTTTAGCAACCAGAAGGGAACGCACGGTTCGGGTGGAACGTTTCAGATGGCATCGGGTACGCTTACAGGCGATAACTGGGGTTTGAAAGGTAACGAAGACCTCGGTGGCGGCCTGTCCGCTATCTTCAATCTGCAAGCTGGATTTAACGTGAACAACGGCGAAGCCGGCCAGGGCGGGCGTATGTTCGGTCGTACCGCAATGGTTGGTCTTGCTGACAAGAGTTTCGGCACCGTCACCATGGGCCGCCAATACGACCCGCTTGTTGACCTGATCCAACCGCTGACAGAGGACGATACATACGGCTCGGCCTTTGCAACACCCGGCGACATGGATAACTACGACAACAGTTCCCGTGTCAACAACTCGATCAAATACACCAGCCCGACTTATGCCGGCCTGCAGGTGTCAGCCATGTATGCCTTCGGCGGCGAAGCCGGCGAAACTAGCGGCGGACAGACCTACGCGATTGCGGCGGCCTACAACCATGGCCCCTTCAATTTCGCTGCCGGTTATCTTCGCGCGAACAACGATGGTCCGCCCTCGACCTACGATGGCTTCACTTCGACCGGTCTCGACTCAATGGCCATCAACGGCGCGTTTATTTCTGCGACCACGCTGCAAATCATCCGCGCCGCCGGTACCTATGCAATCGGTCCGGTTACGTTGGGCGCTGCCTATAGCAACGTTGACTACGGCAACTACGCGGCTGCCCCAGGCTCGAACAACGGCACCAGGTTCAACACGGCGCAGGCGTTCGTTAACTACCGGCTGAACGCTGCCGTCGAACTCGGGGTCGGCTACAACTACACGAAGGGCAGCGGCAACAACGTCGACGCCAGCTACAACCAGGTCAGTCTTGGCGCGGACTACTCGTTGTCCAAGCGCACTGACCTGTATGCTCTGGCGGCCTATCAAAAGGCCTCGGGCAACACAATTGACGCGGAAACCGGTCAGGTGGTGGCCGCAACGGCGTCCGTTGCCGACTTTGGCAATGATGCCAGCACCAACAATCAGACAATGGTAATGCTTGGCATTCGCCACAACTTCTGA